In Pongo abelii isolate AG06213 chromosome 5, NHGRI_mPonAbe1-v2.0_pri, whole genome shotgun sequence, a single genomic region encodes these proteins:
- the LOC112133792 gene encoding LOW QUALITY PROTEIN: putative uncharacterized protein encoded by LINC00472 (The sequence of the model RefSeq protein was modified relative to this genomic sequence to represent the inferred CDS: deleted 2 bases in 1 codon) translates to MRPGSAPRAPECGAPALPRPQLDRLPARPAPSRGRGAPSLRWPGKEVGPRPQIPATCEPGKVCGASAGRRRDASRPSRPRSPRVTFSTRRQPGPQRGRRGLRGGPESVRGLPHLGLRISGTPLGIFSSWSL, encoded by the exons ATGCGGCCGGGCTCGGCCCCGCGCGCCCCAGAGTGCGGGGCGCCCGCGCTCCCCCGACCCCAACTTGACCGTCTCCCGGCTCGCCCAGCCCCCTCCCGGGGTAGGGGCGCCCCCTCGCTCCGGTGGCCGGGGAAGGAAGTCGGTCCGCGGCCGCAGATCCCGGCAACTTGCGAGCCGGGAAAAGTTTGCGGCGCCTCCGCGGGGCGG CGGCGCGACGcgtcccgcccctcgcgtccgcGGTCACCGCGGGTGACTTTCTCGACTCGTCGTCAGCCGGGGCCGCAGCGCGGCCGGCGGGGACTGCGGGGAGGGCCGGAGTCCGTCCGAGGGCTCCCGCACCTCGGGCTGCGG ATTTCAGGTACTCCACTGGGCATTTTCTCTTCATGGAGCTTATAG